One genomic region from Spirosoma sp. KCTC 42546 encodes:
- a CDS encoding TonB-dependent receptor, giving the protein MNESLKQVGWVFLCLSLLTVSTTLMARGKDGMAPRAILIKGTVTTETGETLPGVTIAVKGTTIGTTTNESGQYSFSVPDGNAILVFSSVGYEKQEVAIGTRTTIDVVLQPDTKALSEVVVVGYGTQNRRDLTGSVGSVKGKELENLPVRGPLEALQGRVAGVQITNNSGSPGAAPNVRIRGVTSLNAGNDPLYIVDGVPITGDISVVNPNDIQSMEVLKDASATAIYGARGANGIIIVTTKRGKSGKTSISLSTYTGFMDVRKTVPMLDAYQERDYILNAVANAGVPEVRLGLDTLFRNGVALYNTNWQNEIYQQGAVSNYEVSLRGGNDKTTYAASLGYFNQKGVIISSGYDTYRGRFSIDHQASARFKTGANILLSTAKRDRVPEGDDINAIIPNAMRNLPFSPVYNPDGSYTFLDQIQRPNPVGLAMLTSWFTVSNRLVGNVYGNYDIWKGLTLRSTINVDYAGTRDERFTPSTIQGGSARPGTASYGDVFTWVNENTLNYTYTLGKHSMSGLLGYSVQQSKSFNLSAAASQGATDNITTLNAAASPTGASSSKSSWGLVSYFARLNYSYNDKYLLAATVRQDGSSRFGADKRYGLFPSVSAGWRISEESFMKNSSFISDLKLRASVGVVGNQSISDFGAQGLYSTGSNYLGKAGIALSAIPNPSLSWESTTQSDIGLDISFLQNRISLTADAYLKKTNALLLSVNLPTTTGFGSALQNVGNTQNKGLEFSVASQNIVGGAGGFTWSTAFNISFNRNKILSLSNNNADIIQTSADATFYGTAPQGLGRVGEPIGVLFGQVYTGRVYATSEEAKAANMRDGSASGPFYVAGDMIYKDLNGDGIINDADRTIIGNANPKHIGGLTNNFSYKGFDLSVFLQWSYGNDIFNETREASNRSFVYNAATTEVLRSWRKEGDITDVPRGTPSTISRNGFASSRWVEDGSYLRVKTATLGYTFPAALLKRVKIDNLRLYVSGQNLFTFTKYSGMDPEVNFRSTLPLLQGIDLGTYPLVRTITFGLNLGL; this is encoded by the coding sequence ATGAACGAATCTCTAAAACAAGTAGGATGGGTATTCCTCTGTTTATCCTTACTAACTGTCAGTACAACGCTGATGGCGCGTGGCAAAGACGGCATGGCTCCCAGGGCTATTCTCATTAAAGGGACCGTAACCACCGAAACCGGGGAGACTTTGCCGGGCGTGACAATTGCCGTGAAAGGCACCACCATTGGCACAACAACCAATGAGTCGGGTCAATACAGTTTTAGTGTTCCAGACGGAAACGCCATACTGGTATTCAGCTCGGTAGGTTATGAAAAACAGGAAGTAGCCATTGGTACTCGAACGACGATCGACGTCGTATTACAGCCCGATACCAAAGCGTTAAGTGAAGTGGTCGTGGTGGGTTACGGTACGCAAAACCGTCGGGACCTGACGGGATCGGTGGGGTCGGTAAAAGGGAAAGAACTGGAAAATCTACCCGTTCGGGGACCGCTCGAAGCCTTACAGGGGCGGGTGGCCGGGGTGCAGATTACGAACAACAGCGGATCGCCCGGTGCGGCTCCCAATGTTCGGATTCGGGGTGTTACGTCGCTGAACGCGGGCAACGATCCTCTGTACATAGTCGATGGTGTACCCATTACGGGCGATATCAGCGTCGTGAATCCAAATGATATTCAGTCGATGGAAGTGCTGAAAGATGCCTCGGCAACGGCGATTTACGGTGCCAGAGGTGCCAACGGCATTATTATCGTGACCACTAAACGTGGGAAATCGGGTAAAACATCAATTAGCCTGAGTACCTACACCGGTTTTATGGATGTCAGAAAAACCGTACCCATGCTGGATGCCTATCAGGAGCGTGATTATATCCTGAATGCCGTGGCCAACGCCGGGGTTCCCGAAGTACGACTGGGGCTGGACACGCTCTTCCGGAATGGCGTTGCCCTGTATAATACCAACTGGCAGAATGAGATTTATCAGCAGGGGGCCGTTTCCAATTACGAAGTGTCGCTGCGGGGCGGAAACGACAAAACAACCTATGCGGCCAGCCTGGGGTATTTTAACCAGAAAGGCGTTATCATCAGTTCGGGCTATGATACCTACCGGGGCCGTTTCAGCATTGACCACCAGGCTTCCGCCCGCTTTAAAACGGGGGCTAATATTCTGCTCTCTACCGCCAAACGCGACCGCGTTCCCGAAGGCGATGACATCAATGCCATTATACCGAATGCCATGCGGAATCTGCCTTTCTCACCGGTGTATAATCCTGATGGTTCGTATACCTTCCTTGACCAGATTCAGCGACCTAATCCGGTGGGTCTGGCGATGCTAACCTCCTGGTTTACTGTCAGCAACCGCCTGGTGGGTAATGTGTACGGCAACTACGATATCTGGAAAGGCCTGACCCTGCGCTCGACAATCAATGTCGATTATGCCGGCACCCGCGACGAGCGCTTTACGCCCAGTACCATTCAGGGTGGATCGGCCCGTCCGGGTACAGCCTCGTACGGCGACGTATTCACCTGGGTCAACGAAAACACGTTGAACTACACCTATACCCTTGGAAAACACAGCATGTCGGGTTTGCTGGGGTATAGTGTGCAACAATCCAAAAGTTTCAATCTGTCGGCGGCTGCCAGCCAGGGTGCCACCGATAACATTACTACGCTGAACGCAGCGGCCAGCCCAACGGGAGCTTCCAGCAGTAAATCGTCCTGGGGACTGGTCTCGTATTTTGCCCGCCTGAACTACAGCTATAACGATAAATACTTACTGGCGGCTACAGTGCGTCAGGATGGCTCGTCCCGGTTCGGGGCCGACAAGCGGTATGGGCTATTCCCGTCCGTTTCGGCGGGTTGGCGTATTTCGGAGGAGTCGTTTATGAAAAACAGTTCGTTTATCAGCGATCTGAAATTACGCGCCAGCGTGGGTGTTGTTGGCAATCAGTCGATCAGTGATTTTGGCGCACAGGGCTTGTACAGTACCGGCAGTAACTACCTCGGAAAAGCGGGTATCGCCCTGTCGGCTATTCCAAACCCGTCCCTGAGCTGGGAATCGACCACCCAATCGGATATTGGTCTGGATATTTCCTTCCTCCAGAACCGGATTAGTCTGACGGCCGATGCCTACTTGAAAAAGACAAACGCGCTGTTGTTATCGGTAAACTTACCCACCACAACGGGCTTTGGTTCGGCCCTGCAAAACGTGGGTAATACCCAGAATAAAGGGCTGGAATTCAGTGTTGCCAGTCAGAATATTGTAGGTGGTGCCGGGGGCTTTACCTGGAGCACCGCGTTCAATATTTCCTTCAACCGAAACAAGATCCTGAGCTTATCGAACAATAATGCCGACATCATTCAGACCAGTGCCGATGCCACCTTCTATGGCACGGCTCCGCAGGGGCTTGGTCGGGTAGGGGAGCCTATTGGCGTCCTGTTCGGGCAGGTTTATACGGGTCGGGTATATGCCACCTCCGAAGAAGCCAAAGCCGCTAACATGCGGGATGGCAGCGCGTCGGGGCCATTTTATGTAGCTGGCGATATGATCTATAAGGATTTAAATGGAGATGGGATCATCAACGACGCCGACCGGACAATCATCGGCAATGCGAACCCCAAACACATTGGTGGGTTGACGAATAATTTCTCCTACAAGGGATTCGATCTGTCGGTGTTTTTGCAATGGTCATACGGCAACGACATCTTCAACGAGACCCGCGAGGCTTCGAACCGGAGTTTCGTTTACAATGCCGCCACCACCGAAGTGCTACGGAGCTGGCGCAAAGAGGGTGACATTACGGATGTTCCCCGCGGTACGCCCAGCACCATCAGCCGGAACGGATTTGCCTCCAGTCGCTGGGTTGAAGATGGTTCCTATCTGCGCGTGAAAACCGCTACGCTGGGCTACACGTTTCCGGCGGCTTTGCTCAAGCGCGTAAAGATCGATAATCTACGGTTGTATGTTTCGGGACAGAATCTGTTCACTTTCACTAAGTATTCGGGCATGGACCCCGAAGTGAACTTCCGCAGCACCTTACCGCTGCTCCAGGGAATTGATCTGGGCACTTATCCGCTGGTACGTACCATCACCTTTGGCCTGAATCTGGGACTCTAA
- a CDS encoding RagB/SusD family nutrient uptake outer membrane protein: MKKISYSTLAITLISLATGCTDVLNQVPVSALTQSSFFQNAADAEAAIITGYDALQGDEVRQIAWGDARADNLRVPVNEIGITDGGVLDFQNDNISTSSGYATWSRFYSGINKVNNVLAQVPAIKSPTITSVRDRIMGEAYFLRALNYFYLVRLWGAVPLVLEPTLSLDKDLQPARTPADKVQEQIIADLKQAEKLLPLTYASAIETRGRATQGAAQALLSKVYLWRSSYNQTNEWQLAADYAAKVIANPTYSLVSGANYSTIFRTKNTSESIFELQYNYNNQETNGLSPYFLPRSSKVTTGGNQTVIPTQKLVDAFEPGDVRKAASIYYSDPATDQFPNLPTVAKYLGTVVGTTRYSDSNFIFLRLADVILMQAEALAQLGQTAASIALVNRIRTRAGLANTTATSKDAVLLAIEQERFVELCFEGQRWYDLLRTGRAKAVLGVDKKALMPVYFTEIQLNPNLLPQNPGY; the protein is encoded by the coding sequence ATGAAAAAAATTAGCTATAGCACCCTGGCCATTACCCTGATTAGTCTGGCAACGGGCTGCACCGATGTGCTCAATCAGGTGCCGGTTAGTGCCCTGACCCAAAGTTCCTTTTTCCAGAATGCCGCCGATGCGGAAGCGGCTATCATTACCGGCTATGATGCCTTGCAGGGCGATGAAGTGCGGCAAATTGCCTGGGGGGATGCGCGGGCGGATAACCTCCGGGTGCCTGTGAATGAAATTGGGATTACCGATGGGGGCGTACTGGATTTTCAGAACGACAATATCAGTACCAGCAGTGGGTATGCTACCTGGAGTCGGTTCTATTCGGGGATTAACAAAGTCAACAACGTACTGGCCCAGGTGCCTGCTATCAAAAGCCCAACCATTACCAGCGTTCGGGACCGGATTATGGGCGAAGCGTACTTTCTGCGGGCGCTCAATTACTTCTACCTTGTACGGTTGTGGGGCGCAGTGCCGCTGGTGCTGGAACCAACACTTTCTCTGGATAAAGATTTGCAGCCTGCCCGAACCCCTGCCGATAAAGTACAGGAGCAGATTATTGCCGATCTGAAACAGGCCGAGAAATTACTGCCGCTTACCTACGCATCGGCAATTGAAACCCGGGGTCGGGCCACGCAGGGCGCTGCTCAGGCGCTGCTGTCTAAAGTGTATCTCTGGCGGAGTTCGTACAACCAGACCAATGAGTGGCAACTGGCAGCCGATTACGCGGCCAAGGTGATTGCCAATCCAACCTACAGTCTGGTGTCAGGAGCCAACTACAGCACCATTTTCAGAACGAAAAACACGAGCGAATCCATTTTCGAACTCCAGTACAATTACAACAATCAGGAAACGAATGGTCTGTCGCCCTATTTCCTGCCCCGTAGCAGTAAAGTGACCACGGGGGGCAACCAAACCGTGATTCCGACCCAGAAACTGGTCGATGCCTTCGAGCCGGGCGATGTTCGGAAAGCGGCCAGTATTTACTACAGTGACCCAGCCACCGATCAGTTTCCCAACCTGCCCACGGTGGCTAAATACCTGGGTACCGTGGTAGGCACCACCCGCTATAGCGACAGCAATTTTATCTTTCTGCGGCTGGCCGATGTAATTTTAATGCAGGCCGAAGCATTGGCGCAGTTAGGGCAGACAGCAGCTTCCATCGCGCTGGTTAACCGGATTCGGACCCGCGCCGGACTGGCTAATACCACCGCTACGTCGAAAGACGCTGTTTTGTTAGCCATTGAGCAGGAGCGTTTTGTGGAACTCTGTTTTGAAGGGCAGCGCTGGTACGACCTGCTTCGAACCGGGCGGGCGAAAGCCGTGCTAGGCGTCGATAAAAAAGCGTTGATGCCCGTTTATTTCACCGAAATTCAGTTGAATCCGAACCTGCTGCCTCAGAATCCAGGCTACTAA
- a CDS encoding exo-alpha-sialidase: MRVLSRIVCTWLTIVATQFSGTLYAQDNRHITTGTIIPDETYSDQPYIVKTNDGAWLCVLTTGTGHEGATGQHIITQRSLDQGKTWIDRRDVEPGDGPEASYAVLLKALSGRIFVFYNHNTDNIRAVKGDNPPYPDGLVKRVDSQGYFVFKYSDDNGKSWSAKRVTIPIRNFEIDRKNPYQGKIQYFWNVGRAFVDKGAAFVPVHKVGGFGVGFFTSSEGALLRSADLLTVTDPAKATWSTLPDGDIGLRTPPNVGGPIAEEQSFSVLSDGTFYCVYRTIDGHPVYTYSRDGGHTWDTPQYLRYANGRLVKHPRAANFAWKCENGKFLYWFHNHGGHFIRDHPNRRSMAYEDRNPAWVIGGIEADSPKGKIIRWTQPEILLYDDDPLIRMSYPDLVEDKGAYYITETQKDIARVHKIDENLLTKLWGQFDNRTKATDGLVVNWVYQKGRFPQTVDAPALPEFYKRDTKKLEQPGMSVPNGFTVDLAFTLKKLTANQILADTRDSTGKGWYVQTTDKKTIELVMNDGRTQSSWACDERLLTANQPHYVSIIVDGGPKIIAFVVDGVMNDGGNTRQFGWGRFSPYLKSVVGARQLTVGTFLDGQIRQVSVYNRALTISEAIGNYNAQKK; encoded by the coding sequence ATGCGCGTACTGTCAAGAATCGTATGTACCTGGCTGACGATTGTGGCTACCCAATTTTCTGGGACACTGTATGCTCAGGATAATCGGCACATCACAACCGGAACCATTATTCCCGATGAGACCTACAGCGACCAGCCGTATATCGTAAAAACCAACGATGGGGCGTGGCTGTGCGTGCTCACCACCGGAACGGGGCACGAGGGGGCAACAGGTCAGCATATTATTACACAACGAAGCCTCGATCAGGGTAAAACCTGGATCGACCGGCGCGATGTGGAACCCGGCGATGGGCCGGAAGCATCCTACGCCGTGCTACTCAAAGCGCTATCGGGTCGGATTTTCGTGTTTTATAACCACAATACCGATAATATCCGGGCTGTAAAAGGCGACAACCCGCCCTATCCCGATGGGCTGGTGAAACGAGTAGATAGCCAGGGCTATTTTGTCTTCAAATACTCCGACGACAACGGCAAAAGCTGGTCCGCCAAGCGCGTGACGATTCCCATTCGCAACTTCGAGATTGATCGAAAAAATCCTTATCAGGGCAAGATCCAGTATTTCTGGAATGTTGGGCGGGCTTTTGTCGACAAGGGAGCGGCTTTTGTGCCGGTTCATAAAGTAGGTGGTTTTGGCGTCGGTTTTTTTACGTCGAGCGAAGGGGCTTTGCTGCGAAGTGCCGATTTACTGACTGTAACGGACCCGGCAAAAGCCACCTGGAGTACCCTGCCCGATGGTGATATTGGTTTACGGACACCCCCAAACGTAGGCGGCCCAATTGCCGAAGAACAGAGTTTTTCGGTCCTGAGCGATGGCACCTTCTACTGCGTTTACCGAACCATCGACGGGCATCCGGTTTACACCTATAGTCGGGATGGCGGCCATACCTGGGATACACCGCAGTATTTGCGCTACGCCAACGGTCGACTGGTCAAGCATCCGAGAGCGGCCAATTTCGCCTGGAAATGCGAAAACGGGAAGTTCCTATACTGGTTTCACAATCACGGTGGGCACTTCATCCGCGATCATCCGAACCGCCGGAGTATGGCCTATGAAGACCGCAATCCGGCCTGGGTGATAGGTGGTATCGAAGCGGATTCGCCCAAAGGGAAAATCATTCGGTGGACACAGCCCGAAATTCTGTTGTATGACGATGACCCGTTGATTCGGATGAGCTATCCCGATCTGGTTGAAGACAAGGGGGCGTATTACATTACCGAAACGCAAAAGGATATCGCCCGCGTCCACAAAATCGACGAAAATCTGCTGACCAAACTTTGGGGTCAATTTGATAACCGGACCAAAGCGACTGACGGACTGGTCGTTAACTGGGTCTATCAGAAAGGCAGATTCCCCCAAACGGTTGACGCCCCAGCTTTGCCCGAGTTTTATAAACGGGACACGAAAAAACTGGAGCAACCTGGCATGAGTGTTCCCAACGGCTTTACCGTCGATCTGGCGTTTACCCTAAAAAAATTAACCGCCAATCAGATTCTGGCCGATACCCGCGACAGTACAGGCAAAGGCTGGTATGTGCAAACGACCGATAAAAAAACGATTGAACTGGTCATGAACGATGGCCGGACGCAATCGTCCTGGGCCTGCGACGAACGCTTGCTAACCGCGAATCAGCCGCATTACGTCAGTATCATTGTTGACGGAGGACCCAAAATCATTGCCTTTGTGGTCGATGGCGTCATGAACGATGGGGGCAATACCCGGCAGTTTGGCTGGGGTCGGTTTAGTCCCTACCTGAAATCGGTGGTGGGTGCCCGTCAATTGACAGTAGGCACTTTCCTCGATGGCCAAATCAGGCAGGTTTCGGTCTACAATCGAGCGTTGACTATTTCAGAAGCAATCGGCAACTACAACGCACAAAAAAAGTAA